A stretch of the Verrucomicrobiia bacterium genome encodes the following:
- a CDS encoding TIGR00730 family Rossman fold protein: MNGNGNHRFWEEDPWRVLRIMSEFVDSFEEMSQVPPGITIFGSARTPEADGGYQSARELGHKLAKHGFSVITGGGPGIMEAANRGASEVDRALSVGLSIELPSEQAPNRYAGVQVDFRYFFARKVCLAKYSTGFVFFPGGFGTLDEFGELITLVQTQRIPRFPLVLFGRGYWEGLVRWINDTLLTSGMISAGDNALFHVTDSVDETVDWFLDFRREMGTPRKAPRAFR; the protein is encoded by the coding sequence ATGAATGGGAACGGGAACCACCGATTTTGGGAGGAGGATCCGTGGCGGGTGCTGCGGATCATGTCGGAGTTTGTGGATTCGTTTGAGGAGATGTCCCAGGTGCCGCCGGGGATCACGATCTTCGGTTCGGCACGGACTCCGGAGGCGGACGGCGGATACCAGTCGGCGCGGGAGCTGGGTCACAAGCTGGCGAAGCACGGGTTTTCGGTGATCACGGGGGGAGGGCCGGGGATCATGGAGGCGGCGAACCGGGGGGCGTCGGAGGTGGATCGGGCGTTGAGCGTGGGGCTGAGCATCGAGTTGCCGTCGGAACAGGCTCCCAACCGGTACGCGGGGGTGCAGGTGGATTTCCGGTATTTCTTCGCGCGAAAGGTGTGTCTGGCGAAGTACAGCACGGGGTTTGTGTTTTTCCCGGGAGGGTTTGGGACGCTGGATGAGTTTGGGGAACTGATCACGCTGGTGCAGACCCAGCGGATTCCGCGGTTCCCGCTGGTGCTGTTCGGGCGTGGGTACTGGGAGGGGCTGGTGCGGTGGATCAACGACACGCTGTTGACGAGCGGGATGATCTCCGCGGGGGACAACGCGTTGTTTCATGTCACGGACTCCGTGGATGAAACGG